A stretch of the Rosa rugosa chromosome 5, drRosRugo1.1, whole genome shotgun sequence genome encodes the following:
- the LOC133713121 gene encoding uncharacterized protein LOC133713121, giving the protein MSQLSSLCFRPYYGSLSFSVNRTPSFCRFNLPFRCPTTRAMASRSQIVGYPCIGPERAQVCFGIILGVDIDLVNFAFFSYESSVILMANFSKANESKCKAHKMSYRTIEATCLAVNMVLFVSLESTFISY; this is encoded by the exons ATGAGCCAACTTTCATCTCTTTGTTTCCGGCCTTATTATGGCTCTCTCAGTTTCTCAGTTAATCGGACTCCCTCTTTTTGTCGCTTCAACCTCCCCTTTCGATGCCCCACTACTAG AGCAATGGCATCCCGGTCCCAGATTGTTGGTTATCCCTGCATAGGACCCGAGAGAGCTCAAGTTTGCTTTGGAATCATTCTTGGAGTTGACATTGATCTCG TAAATTTTGCATTCTTCAGTTATGAGAGCAGTGTG ATTCTCATGGCAAATTTCAGCAAAGCAAATGAAAGCAAGTGCAAAGCTCACAAAATGAGCTACCGTACCATTGAAGCTACATGCCTTGCAGTAAACATG GTTCTCTTCGTCTCTCTCGAATCCACATTCATTTCATACTAA